A single genomic interval of Chlorogloeopsis sp. ULAP01 harbors:
- a CDS encoding AAA family ATPase yields MEFEYFRNNESSPINNNRQSLLTSGWRPFHREFNWEFLGQLAFKDTQELTQKTLNLASNIAETLGRNHYTWWANLLNIASDNTRYEIEKFWNYITPDPLAPDYRYKDILSTETPIVQFVSRNSIPIDYVLNRLQEIAVMRVLQLLGRPDIITQYYLERDLYFPVEKFVSWERLDVINTVYGYWSQEDIWLQIDSYERGRRQYTLMSKDLSPLINKATYDLAIMLSGYQSRVGKVYNQFSIRCFPEDIQSFSDAVQQAVLNQNQLAVLVHGEPGTGKTAWTQAVAKEVLVPLGYVIFILDHDAIANFVPPTYLERICIIINEADNLAQNRASEVAQYSTKTEHILSLLDGTLYQSVIDDSGIQIRQRLVVLMTCNTTERLDPAMLRKGRVDLMYEFTHKFV; encoded by the coding sequence ATGGAATTTGAATATTTTAGAAATAATGAAAGCTCTCCTATAAATAATAATCGTCAAAGCCTACTTACTAGTGGTTGGCGGCCTTTTCACCGAGAATTCAATTGGGAGTTTTTAGGACAGCTGGCGTTTAAAGACACACAAGAGCTAACTCAAAAAACTTTAAATCTGGCAAGTAATATCGCGGAAACTTTAGGACGTAATCATTACACTTGGTGGGCAAATTTATTAAATATTGCTTCCGATAATACGCGTTACGAAATTGAAAAATTCTGGAATTATATTACGCCAGATCCACTAGCACCAGATTACCGTTACAAGGATATTCTGAGTACAGAAACTCCGATTGTGCAATTTGTAAGTCGTAATAGTATTCCCATTGATTACGTTCTAAATCGACTACAAGAAATCGCTGTAATGCGAGTTTTGCAGTTGCTAGGACGTCCTGATATTATCACTCAATATTACTTAGAAAGAGACTTGTATTTTCCTGTCGAAAAATTTGTAAGTTGGGAACGCTTAGATGTTATAAACACAGTTTATGGTTATTGGTCTCAAGAGGATATTTGGTTGCAAATTGATTCCTACGAACGAGGGCGACGGCAGTATACTTTGATGTCAAAAGATTTATCACCATTAATTAACAAAGCAACTTATGATTTAGCAATTATGCTAAGTGGATATCAAAGCCGCGTTGGTAAGGTTTACAATCAATTTTCTATTCGCTGTTTTCCCGAAGATATTCAAAGTTTTAGTGATGCTGTACAGCAAGCAGTTCTCAATCAAAATCAATTAGCAGTTTTAGTACATGGCGAACCAGGAACAGGTAAAACAGCATGGACGCAAGCAGTTGCCAAAGAAGTTCTTGTACCGCTTGGATACGTAATTTTTATTTTAGATCATGATGCGATCGCTAATTTTGTACCACCCACATATTTAGAGCGAATTTGCATTATTATTAATGAGGCTGATAATTTAGCCCAAAATCGTGCTAGCGAAGTAGCTCAATACAGCACTAAAACCGAACATATCTTAAGTTTACTGGATGGTACCTTATACCAAAGCGTAATTGATGATTCTGGTATTCAAATCCGGCAACGATTAGTGGTATTAATGACTTGCAACACAACAGAAAGATTAGATCCAGCCATGTTACGTAAAGGTAGAGTTGATTTGATGTATGAGTTCACCCATAAATTTGTTTGA